AGTGTTACAATGTACATTCTTTTGACCATTCACTCTTATATATTTGTGCTGATTTGGCcattgaaataattatttttgcaATGTCCAGGTGTTTAACCTGCTTCTATCCATTGAGCAAACACCCATCTCTGTTGCCACAAGTAGAAAGGTCACTTTGCTAGTTTCTAGAATACAGGCTTCACTGTCTGCTCCAGGAACAACTGAAGTCTATGTACTACCTGCTTTTTATGGCATCATCGGGCTTCTGTATAACCAGTATTCAGATTTATCAAACTCAGCTATAGAGTGTCTTTCTGTTATGATCAGCAAATATCCCGGGATTCTTTGGAATAGGTTTATCAGTTTTTTTGAGCAATGCCAGACCAGCTCCTTAAAGACTCATGGTTTAGATATCTCAAACATCGAATCATGTAGCGAGACAACTGGTTTGTggctctttcttttccttcttgTTTGAGTTCTTGGTTATCTGATATCCTTGCTCCTCAAATTTCTTATGTTATTCAAGAACCCCGAGTCCATAAGTTTTTGTCATACTGTCTTTGATATTGGGTGGAAGGTTATTtcatttaattgccttttatgtATTGTTTGAGTGAACAAAATTCTCCATCAAGTCCTTTGAAGTGAAATTCATTTCTTCTAAGAGAAGAGCCGGGGAGAATAGTTTGAGTTAAAGCCTGATGGCTGGCAAGGGGTTCTATCTTTTGTGGCTCTCTAATTGCTTATTTTATCTCTCTGGTCAGATTTGGTGGAACATTTCCGCTCGTATTGTGGGACAGTATCCGGTGACAGTTCAGGATCATCGATATTGTCTCTGCTACTCCAAGCTTTAGAGAGGATTCCAACTGTTACCGAGTCTCATTCTCGTCAAATAGTTCCGTTATTCTTCAGATTTCTGGGTTACGGAGATGAAATCCCTTGGTAACTTACTCTAGTTATGTGGATATTTATTTAGTTAAATGTGGGTTTGTGATGTCATCTTATGGTTCGGAAGAATGCTAATTTCTTTCCATTTGTTCTTCTGTTCTAGTTTGGAATCATTTAATTCTCAGGCTTGTGGGGGAAAGGATTGGAAACTCATACTCACGGAGTGGCTAAACCTATTAAAATTGATGAAGAATTCCCGATCATTTTACCGCAGTCAACTTCTGAAAGAAGTTTTGGTGAATAGGTTTGTAAAATTCTTTTTATTGTGTTTGTGTGCGTGCGTGTTTGTGGGTGTATTTGATTGGAATGTGACAAGGTGATGTTTCCAGGTTGCTTGACAACAATGATGTTGAGATACAAACAAGGGTTTTGGATTGTCTCTTGAATTGGAAGGATAGCTTCTTGCTCCCTTATGAGAAGCAATTGAATAATCTTGTCAATTCAAAATGTTTGAGAGAAGAACTTGCTACCTGGAGTTTATCTGTGGAGTCTAATTTGGTAGAAGAAGAGCATAGAGCTGAACTTGTTCCTCTGGTTATTCGGTTGCTTATGCCGAAAGTAAGAAGCCTAAGGACCCTGGCCTCAAGAAAGGTAGATGAGATAACTTAGTGGTTAATTCCTTTTTTCTCAAATGGAAAACTAACTTTCCAATTTTGTTATGGTAATATTTGCTAGAAATATTGACTTCcccaaatttatttttttcctatCTTACAGCATGCAAGTGTGAACAACCGAAAGGCAGTGCTGGGATTCATTGCTCAACTTGGTGTTTCTGAGcttgttcttttctttcaatTATTGATGAAGTCTTTGCAAATAACTGATCTTGGTAATGATGGAGTAGGAAGTTATGCTTGGGTTTCTGGGAAAAGCAATTTGGATGAGTTGGATTTGTCAAGTTGGTCGAATCTTTTCACCATGGAGAGGATATTGGCCATACCCTTGAAAAAGAGATATGGGTTTTTACATGTGGTTGAAGAAATTTTCAGAATATTTGATGCTTCACGTGTCAGCCCGTTTCTTGACCTTCTGTTGTTTTGTGTTGTCCGTGTATTGGAAAGCTGTGCTTCAAGTATTCCCTCTACAAATAATAAGCAATCTGCTCAACCTGAAGATTTTTCTGAAATTACCTTGCCAGAAGGTGGAAAGGAAGCTGTGAGCCATGTAGGGGTAATACTAACAATGGTGATAacaatctatctatctataatGTTATATATCCCTCCGCCCCCCATTAAACTTCTCATTTTGGGTTGGGTCAACATAATAAAATATTGTTTTATTTCCACTTACCTCCACACGTCGGGTGGTCCTCATTTTCTCTCCCTTCCCATAAAAACATTAAGCTATGTCCTATGCCTGATATTTATTCACCTTTTTGAAGGCTCTAATCAACAAAACCCCACTACAATTGCTCCTCTAAATACTTGTGCCCAACCCAAATGGGAAGTTCAGTGGATGACAGATGGAGTATACAATCTGTCAATGAATACATATGTGTGTGTATTGTGTATGTATGTGGTGTGGTAGATGGCTAGACCTTcttgaaaatgatgtttatcTTGTACACTGTTACATTTATACTGTGGATATGCAGAAAACCTGTTGTAATTACTGATCGCTGTTGTGAATATATGTACAGGCCAGCTTGGCGGTCAAGCAATTCAAAGATATGAGATCGTTGTGCTTGAAgatcatttcttttgttcttaaTAAGTACGAGGACCATGATTTTGGCCCCATATTTTGGGATATATTCTTCAAGGCAGTGAAACCTTTAGTACACGGATTCAAACAGGGGGGCTCAAGTAGCGAGAAGCCCAGTTCtttgttcttttgctttcttgCAATGAGCCAGAGTCCGAAACTAGTACCCCTCTTATGCAGAGAAAAGAACCTGATTCCAgatatcttttttattttatctgtTCCAACAGCTTCGGAAGCCATAGTTTATAGTGTTCTCAAGTTTATCGAGAACCTTTTAACTCTTGAAGTTGAGCTTGGGATAGATTGTTACATTATTGAGGAGGTTGTATGTTCAAACCTTGAGGGTCTTGTTGACAGCCTGCATCATCTATTTCACAATTTCACTGAAAGAAGAAGGTATTTTATCCTCTTTACATTTCTATGTAGTTCCCTAATTTCAGCGAAGGCTCTGTTATTAATGTTCTTGATTGCAGTTAGTTAATTCCATCGTGATCTACTGATATTTTTGAAGGTATTTGTATTGCTGGTTATGTCCTCGTTACATTTCTATGTAGTTCTCTAATTTCAGCGAAGCTTCTGTTGTTAATGTTCTTAATTGCAGTTAGTTTAATTCCATCGTGATTTactgagttttttttttgtcttaatGGCTCTTCAACATAAAAGATTGTTGAAGACTCCTCTTCTCTCTGTTCTGTAGCCACCTTTATGGTTATTCTTCTTTGTTGGAAGATTATTCTGAGAGGAATCTTGACAAAATCTCTTTGACTCAACTATGTCCTGGGTTGGGGGGGGGGAGAGGGAAGTTACTCTTTGTAATACTGGAGAGCCTTACTAGATTTATGGATTCCGCCAAATCTAGGTACTTTTGCTGACATTGATCCTTGTGGGTTAGAATTTCTCAATTGATGAATCCAGTTAATGGATTGCTTTTCTGTCGTATAATTGTTCTTCTGAGTAGGACTAGCGAATGCTGCATGGGAAAAATATTATTCTTGTCCTGGATATTATTCGCCCCTGTGAGATCATGGCTTGCTTTCAATTTGGAACTATTCTCTTACAGTCACCATTACTAATATTATCCCATTGTATTCACCACCtccacaccccccccccccccccacataCACATACCCACCACCACCATTCGTTGAAAACCAAGTCTATGAGGCATCATTTCTTCTGTGCATCTTATTCTCTAGTTTTGTCCTATTGTTTGGTAATAATGAATTTTGTAATATTTCTTCAGGTGAATGCCATGTCTAATCTTTTTGGTGTTTCATTAGTTGATTTCTTGCCTTTACTATTTGCTGTTTTCATCCATTTTTCTTTCAGGAAGTTGCACAAACATCCCGGGGAAACTGTGCTGAGAGTTCTGAAATTGTTATCAAAGTTCATAAAGGATCAATCAGCGGCGAGAAAATTTGTGGATATCTTGCTTTTACTTGCGTCAGATGGAATAAAAAATGCTGGTTGGGTTCTATTCCTTTTTCTTCGAGAGTTTTGGtttggttttgtttttgtttcaaaaaaccatttgttttgtttttgtttcaaAAATCCATTTGTTTTGTTTCTGTTGTAGATGTATGCATGGAAGCTTTGCAGATCCTTAGAGATATAGTTTCAGCCTTACCGAGTGAAACTAACACTAGAATCTTGAAGGCCATATCTCCCATCCTTATTTCTGCTCAAAGAGATGTGCGCTTGTCAGTTTGTGACCTTTTTGTGGCTCTAGCTGAGAATGATTCATCCATGTGCTCTATGGTAATTGTTTTCATTGCTGAAGATTTGTTTTCCATTGTACAGTTCCTAGTATCTGTTTTTGGGTGGGTTATGTCACTGTGTCTTTtctttgatgatttttttttttttttggattttttaggTAAAACTAATTTGTGAATTAAATGCCACTTCTGAGAAGGAAATGGGTGAACTTGATTTTGATATTATCATCAACGCTTATGACAGAATAACTGCAGATTACTTCTTTGGTGTTAGTGAGGATCAAGCGTTAGTGATATTATCCCATTGTATTTATGACATCAAATCTGATGAGATAGTCTTAAGACAATGTGCATATAAGTCGCTGCTCTCATTTGTTGAATTCTCCGCTTTGAGAATTGGGGACGGATTAGAGAAGCAGGAAATTCCTGCACAAATGATGGCAGTTCATGGTAGTTATTGGACTGGTAATCGCATTCAGCTTGTTGTAAATAAATTCATGTTGAAGCACATGGGAGATGCCATTAGCAAAGGAACAATGCAAAAGGTAGGCATCTTTTGAAATTGGTGTTCTAGTGATTTGTTCACATACTGGGATTTTTATACAGTTCTCATGGTGACATGGACTTTTTGGTATGATTCTAGGAGTGGATTGACTTGTTGCATGAGATGGTCCTAAAGCTTTCAGGAATCCCAAGTCTTGGAAGTTTGAAGGTCCTCTGCAGTGAAGATGCTGAAGTTGACTTCTTCAATAACATTGTTCATTTACAGGTATCAGTCACCTTGAGTCCACAGGGTTCCTTTATGGCGTGAGATATTCATCCGAGGGcttgttttcattttttgttaaaATGAAGTCTTTTCACCTGAAagttgaaaatatttttttaatagttCTTCCTAAAATTGAAGTGCTTTATCCTCAAAAGGAGGTTTGTTTCACTTAATCTTCTCAAAGTTGAATATTCTATTTGTCTAAGCATTTGTATATTAATGTTGTAATTACCTTTCAATTGTGACTTTCTCTTATATAACGATGTGGCTGATCGAAATCTTGAGCTCTGCTTTCTAATCTATCAGGTTGAATTGTTTAAATAAGTAAATCAAAGGCCCTAAAGATAGTTAGCTTTCACATGGATCGATTGTAATGCTTCACCTTAGTTGCTATGCTGCCCTTTTATTCCCTTGTTTATTTTGGCCTGCTGTTCAGCATGGTTGGCTCGTAATGTTTTCTACACTAGTTCTGTCAGAATCCTGGTTCTCTTGTGTTCTATATTTCCTTATAATGATTTTCTCTTCATCTGGAAAAAGAAAGGGTTCAGTCACTCTACAGATTCTAGTTTATAGTTTACATGTTGCATATCTGAATTACTTTTTCTAAATTCTATGGATATTGCTTGTGTATACAACTGCAGAGCTGACcttattttgtacttgtagAAACACAGGAGAGTCAGGGCATTGTCACGCTTTAGGAATATTGTTGCCACTGGGCAGCTTTCTGAGGTTAGCTACATATTGTGTTTTACTCGTATTATCAGTTATACCCTTTTATGTGTTTGCCTTGTTAAttcatttttgttttccttctttccaGTTCATGCTGAAGAGAGTGTTCATCCCCCTCTTTTTCAGTATGTTGTATGATTTGCAAGCAGGCAAGGGAGAACATATAAGATGTGCTTGCCTGGATGCCGTTGCTTCTATATCTGGTCAGTTAGGATGGAAATCATACTACGCTTTACTAATGAGGTGTTTTAGGGATATGGAAAAGAAGCATGATAGGGAGAAGGTCCTGTTACGCCTCGTTTGTTCTATTCTTGACCAGTTCCATTTTTCTGAGACCTTTTCCTCACAAGACCTGGGGTTTCCTGGCAATGATGTAACTGAGAATGATCCCAAAGACATATCTAAATTAGTTATGCAACCAAAATGTGCTAGTTCTTCTGTGTTTTCTGTGATACAGGCCTGTCTTAGTGGTACCGTGCTTCCAAAATTGCAAAAACTGCTTGTTTCTGATCCAGAGAAAGTGAACGTTAGTATTAGTGTTGCGATACTAAAAGTTTTAAAGAAACTTCCTGGTGACACCTTGGATTCTCAGCTTTCCAGTATTATTCATCGGATATCAAACTTCTTAAAAAATCGTCTGCAGAGCATCCGTGATGAAGCAAGATGTGCTTTGGTTGCATGTTTGAAGGAACTTGGATATGTGTACCTTAAACTTGTAGTCAAGGTCTTGAGTGCCACATTGAAACGTGGATTTGAGCTTCATGTTCTGGGATATACCGTCAACTTTATCTTGTCGAAAGGTCTTGCAGAATCCGCAGGAGGCGTGCTAGACTTTTGTTTGGATGAACTCCTTCGTGTGGTAGATAATGATGTTTTTGGTGATGTAGCTGAGCAAAAAGAAGTGGAAAAGGTTGCCTTCAAAATGAAAGAGACTAGAAAACAAATGTCTTTTGATACACTTAAGTTGATTGCTCAAAATGTGACTTTCAAAACCCATGGTTTGAAGCTGCTCTCTCCAGTAACAGCTCATATGCAGAAGCATTTGACACCTAAAGTAAAATTAAAATTGGAGACTATGTTAACTCATATTGCTGAGGGATTTGAAAAAAACTCCTCCGTTGATCAAACTGATCTCTTTATCTTCATATTTGGCCTAATTGATGATTGGCTTTGTGAAGAAAAACGTAAAAAAGAAGCTTTATTAGTGGAGGGGTCGGGAAAAGACAAATCTATCGATGCAAACAGTAAAGTGGTTATGAAATGTTACGTTGGAACTGTACCACAGTGCTCATATCTTTTTACAGTTTTTGGTCTTCGACTTCTTCACAATCGTTTGAAAAATATTAAGCTTCACAAGGGAAATGATCAACTGCTCTCGTTAATGGACCCCTTTATAGAGCTTCTGACATCTTGTCTGAGGTCTAAGTATGAAGAGATAGTAGCTGGTGCCCTTAAGTGTATATTTCCGTTGACAAGATTGCCTCTTCCGTCCCTGGAATCTCAAGCTGACAAGATAAAAGTGATACTATTGGACATTGCTCAAAGTACATTTAGTGTAAATAGTCCTGTAATGCAGTCCTGTTTGAAATTATTGACCACCCTGCTGCAGAGCACCAATATTACCCTTTCTGCTGATCAATTGCATATTTTGATCCAGTTTCCTCTTTTTGTTGATCTTGAAAGAAACCCCTCTTTTGTTGCCTTGACACTTTTGAAGGCAATTGTGCGACGCAAGCTTGTTGTCCATGAAATATATGATCTAGTTAATCAAGTTGCAGAACTAATGGTAACCAGTCAAGAGGATGCCATTCGCAAAAAATGCAGTCAGATATTGTTACAATTCCTGCTCAACTATCAACTTTCTCAGAAACGCAGACAGCAGCATCTTGATTTCCTCGTTGCTCATCTAAGGTAAGATACCATATCTTTACTTGAGTTTTACAAAGAAAAATTGTTAGTATGTCCCCTTTGGCTACTTTACCTGATGTAATTTTTGTTGGCAGGTATGAACATGCCACTGGTAGGGCAGCTGTGCTGGAAATGCTAAAGACAATTATCAAGAGGTTTCCTGAGAGCATAATTTGTGAGCAGTCGGAGACGTTCTTTCTCCATTTAGTGCTTGCTTTGGCAAATGATCATGATAATCAAGTTTGCTCCTTGATAGGCATTGTTATAAAACATCTTATTGGTCGCATAAACTCACAACCACTTGAGTCCATCCTGAATATCTGCCTTGCTTGGTATGTGGGAGAGAAAGAACAGCTGCGGAGCCCAGCAGCACAGGTAATGTTGTATATGATGGTGTAAGTAGTTTACTGGATTTACAGTTGGCGTGAATTGTGATGCATGCAATCTCTTTGATATTTATCTTGTTAAGTGCCTTGTATAAGGTTTTTGAGTTTGGCACTGTAATGGGGTTGATGTGTTGGAGGAAGAATGTATCTTTTTCGCACTTAGAAGTTAGTTGCTTTTGTTCTTATAGAACTGCAAGATATATTGTTAGCAAAAGGCTCTAGAAGTCTATTCTATTACCCTCAAAACAATTGTTTATGGGTGGATATTTGTGATTGGAGCTTGTTATTTAATGTTCTCCCAATTGACTTGTTCATTCCATTCCCCGTATCCTTTGAGTGtaccttcttttccttttcttcgCTTCGGTAGTGAATCATTTGCAGGACAGTTGCGTGGTAGATAGTTGAGCAAATGAATGAATTATGTGCCTGGCTTTGAAGGCATGTGTTACAGGTCAACAGTGAGTGCTGAAATATTCTTTTTTCTGTATAATGGTGTTACCCTTGCTTGATTCTGGTGATTTTTTTATGCTGATTGTACTAGGCTGTAATATTTCAATTTAGGAAAACATTGCCTGGTAACTAGTTTAAATTTTTAGAGTTGATGCACAAAATGTTCTTATTTCAATGTATATTATGTCCAGGTCCTTGGATTTGTTGTTGAAGTGATGAAGAGAGGATTTCAGAAGCACATTAATGATATACTTCCTGTAATGAAAATGATCGTGCAGTCTACCATTGATGTCTTGAATGATGGACAACTAAATATTTCGGACCCGGAGACAATTCCCTTTTGGAAGGATGCTTATTACTCTTTTGTTTTGTTGGAAAAAATTCTTACTCAGATTCCCGACTTATTCTTTGTGGAGGACATCGAAGTAAGTTTCTTTTTCGTAGATGTGAAAATATGAAATCAATTTTTGACAAGGTCTCATGAGCGGAATGTTGATGTTTTGTTATTACTATCCATTGGGCATTAATGTTGATCCTGATTTGTGCTTGAATTACCTAATTATGTTGATACATATTTTTGAAATGTTTAAACAAGTGACTTGTGTGGAGAAACTCCACAACATGTAGACAATTGTTCtgccatcatttttttttttgtggggtggggtggggggggggagGCAAAACATCTCTGGAAGCATCTACCAATTGTTTGTGATATTCTTCTCGAATAAATGAGGAAATAACTTTTTCAATGAAATACAGAAGACTTATGCATAGTAATGAACTGGGACCGCTGGATTTTTAGAAGCTTAACATTTTAGTTAATACTTTGGAATGTAATATCATGGCATATTACTTTTTAGTTTTCTGTCTTAAAACCCCATGTCTCGCTGCCGTGAGGCTCCAAAACGGTTGCTTGCTTTCCTATATATCATATAGCTGGGCCTAGTTTTATTTTATCATTGATCTCTTTAACACCAAAATACTTGTAACCTCAAGTGTTTGTTggttcactttttttttttccaggatATATGGCAGGCGGTCTCTGAGCTCCTTGTGCATCCCCACCCGTGGATTTGTAACATATCCGGCCGTCTTGTGGCATTATACTTTGAGCAGATGGTAAAGCAAAAAAAGACAATAGGAACGACTTGCCTAACAAGCACAAGTAGGATGTTCCTGATAGCTTCCTCTCTATGCTATCGATTAAAGGTTCAACTCCCTGATAAAGGTGTAAGAAGACTTGTTAAGTGCAATCTTGCATTTACAATATGCGGGATACAATCATTATTGCGTCAATTGAAATTCAAGGATCCTTGTGCGGTTTGGGACTCCCTTGACCCGTGCGAGCAAGGATGCTTCCTTAAAGCTTGTCAGTTGCTTGATCCAAAAAGCGGAAGGAGTATTACAGAGTTGTTTACTTGTGGTGGATTCAATGACGAAAAAATTgatcagaaaaataatgatGCTAGTTATTTGCTTGTGTCTGGGATACTTAGCACAATGGGAAAAACTGCCCTTCAAACAGAGGATTCTCAGGTCAGTGAGCTCCTAGGTTATAGGGCACAAAAAAAGAAACACTAGTTCTTTGCATGTATACATCAGATAATTATATTGTCTTCTTCTGTTGCTaagtattttatttaaaatttcagACAAAGATGATTCTTGGCAGTCTTAGAATGGTTGCTGAGAAGATCACCCAGGAAGATTGCCAGCAGTATGCCTATCTGTTGCTGTTCCCAATTTACAAACTTTGCGAGGGGTTTGCTGGAAAAGTAGTTTCAGGTAAGCTATCATCGGTTACTCAACCACCAAATATTCCCTCCGTATTCCGAACTCTACTCATTAGTTGCCTCATGTTTCATTGAACTAAATAAAAGATGGCTATCAAGTGCGTTTTGATTTATGTGTTTACTCTTTTCTTTCCATGATGTATCAAAATCAGTTAATATTTTCGTATTCGCTAAGCTTtagaatagttttttttttctttttccaccTGTCTTTGTTGGTAACTTAATTGCACTTGTTTTGTCTATCCAGATGATGTGAAGCAACGTGCAGAAAAGGTTCGTGAAAAGATACAGGAAAAACTCGGTACTCAAAGTTTTGTACAAAGTTACAACCAGATGAGGTATGATCTTGGAGAAAAAAGGTTCAAGAGGAAGCAAGAGGAGAAGGTGTTGGCTGTAACTAATCCTATCAGAAATGCCAagagaaaaatgaaaatttctGCCAAACATCAAGCCCATAAGAAGAGGAAAATGATGACTATCAAGATGAGTAGATGGATGCGCCATTAATTTATTTATAGGAATTGTAACTGCTTGTACATATAGATTTATAGGTTGTTGTGATATCTTGAATCAGGGAGATACAATGTGTAAACCTGAGCCAAATTTTGTTAGAATTCTAGGATATTCAAAGATCAAACTCTTATTTTCACCATTGAATTGGCGAACTTATGATTGGTGAACTCTTTCTTCCTATGGGATTCTGTACGCGTGATAATTTCGCTTGCTCTTCATTGTATGTTTAGCTAAAGCGTTAAACCCCGAACAAGAAGGGGTTACTTGAGCTCTGCTTCATGCTCAGTTTCAGACTCTACAACAAAAATCAAAGCATCAGTCAATCCCAATTACAAAAAATTCAGTACTGTGTACTTCTGTAGTTAATAGTTGTACGTTCTAAACCTTATCATcttcttaccaaaaaaaaaaaccttatcatctacttctaaaaattaagaaaaaaaagtgGTTATGTGTATGTGTATGTGTATGTGTATGTGTATGTGTATGTGTATGTGTATGTGTATGTGTATGTGTATGTGGTTTTAGCATTCACTCAAATAGAGAAACAGTCCaatgtcaaaaaagaaaaaagaaaaaagaaaaaagagaaacagAATGTGGAGCACTGCAGGTAGTAACTAGTAAGTACATAACAGGAAAGAGAAACAGAAACATTTCCAAAGTAGAATTGTTAACATGAGTAGCGGTTTAATAAGAACACGCTACTAACGGTAGTTGTTTTATGCATAATGTCATTTGTTAAAAGAAGtgaaattaatttcaaaattcttgaaatgttttctctctctagaattttTTCTCTAGCTTTCTTTTCAACCTAAATTTGATAACTGGGGAATCACCTTCTCGCTTCTGGCGAGGGGGCCTCTGGGAGTCTCCTTAGAAAGATTAGGTTGTCTTTCTTCTTCAatttcttttcttgttttttgcTTGTTTGTTTTTTGCAGGTGTTCTTCTAAGCGTTCATTTCGTTCCAAAAGATTACAAATAAGTTCTTTGGAATGGGAAGACAAGGATTTTGATCCACCAGATGAATCCAGGGCAGTTCAATTTTCAAAGCAAACCTTGAAAAGATTGAGACAACCATGGAAGCTCACCTTAATGGGAAAATGCTTGGGAATATCCATTAGGCCATCTTTTATGACACAAAGAGTCAGGATAATGTGGAAGCCTAAGGGTACCCTAGAAGTGATTGATCGATCTAGGTCAAAATGTCTATTTATTCAGATTCTCCATGATTGATGATTATGAAAGAGCTCTTCTTGGTGGACCTTGGTTCATTTTAGATCACTATCTGATGATCTCAAAATGGAAACCCAATTTCCGACCATCTACGAACCCCTTTGATTCAATGACAGTATGGATCAGATTTTATGAGCTACCAGTTGAATATTATGAGAAGGAAGCATTGTTTGAAATTGCAAAAATAGCTGGAAATCCTCTGCGTGTTGATTACGCTACAGACCATCTTACTCGTGCTCTCTACGCTAGGGTTTGTTTGGTCATAAACCTAAATGATCCCTTGGTTACTTCAGTATGGGTTGGGAATCAATGGCGATTGATTGAATATGAAAACATTCACTCTCTTTGCTTCACTTGTGGGAAAATAGGCCACC
This sequence is a window from Spinacia oleracea cultivar Varoflay chromosome 1, BTI_SOV_V1, whole genome shotgun sequence. Protein-coding genes within it:
- the LOC110799830 gene encoding uncharacterized protein isoform X2 yields the protein MASAKDAQAVKTLNTTPGHRNRRFVYKSVTQRIEEIEIDVFWNLHTLKAEPSSSSYFLDCLIYWRELNTAEDFISLYEELMPLVQTLPLVLLHKDMIISRLLSTLQMKARLSLEAILRLIAELSRDILEDFIPFFPKISESYLALLRDGADQEPEIIKQIFTSWSYIMVNLKKYLIQDVVHVLKVSVKLRYYPKEFVQEFMAQAISYLLRQSSDGQLEKGVKKILFEAAKKPSQAKKSGVSALLWYTMRGPSSKFHSKACRVLQLLTKHDFLSIGDKFDQGSDTVVEIVITAIERCMELNLAELNLIWDCLYEAIGNSVSGGYSQHLSRLLSVLISTISFDHGRNISDYDQMLNLVGLLKGEFILPYISGETEELVSEAADKTFQLMLCVLDGIHSNNNLTAIPEIALQWASVFQLRSSSLLTFLKVLVLKDYAILAFRSNILSGWLNVLDIAKGEALDLMLAFCERFQVKTGSFHVLEGILEEVVLKLSCFFQKTICHWIEVLSSLTQGDMIVDQVDEDNLALLWGTICCIPYLLPVEGNVHLMGLVDVVDQLLIAEADVVTGVPKRTWQGLIGAALHSYHNTGRPERCELEDISKILRLGKSYKSSQQILSAVADYLDSSCGSSNHSGVIRPPKLETEEVIDAMNAFSENLYNPNKELRVSTLRILCHYELLSHESQQMDTGVSEEKHADTQCYNVFNLLLSIEQTPISVATSRKVTLLVSRIQASLSAPGTTEVYVLPAFYGIIGLLYNQYSDLSNSAIECLSVMISKYPGILWNRFISFFEQCQTSSLKTHGLDISNIESCSETTDLVEHFRSYCGTVSGDSSGSSILSLLLQALERIPTVTESHSRQIVPLFFRFLGYGDEIPCLESFNSQACGGKDWKLILTEWLNLLKLMKNSRSFYRSQLLKEVLVNRLLDNNDVEIQTRVLDCLLNWKDSFLLPYEKQLNNLVNSKCLREELATWSLSVESNLVEEEHRAELVPLVIRLLMPKVRSLRTLASRKHASVNNRKAVLGFIAQLGVSELVLFFQLLMKSLQITDLGNDGVGSYAWVSGKSNLDELDLSSWSNLFTMERILAIPLKKRYGFLHVVEEIFRIFDASRVSPFLDLLLFCVVRVLESCASSIPSTNNKQSAQPEDFSEITLPEGGKEAVSHVGASLAVKQFKDMRSLCLKIISFVLNKYEDHDFGPIFWDIFFKAVKPLVHGFKQGGSSSEKPSSLFFCFLAMSQSPKLVPLLCREKNLIPDIFFILSVPTASEAIVYSVLKFIENLLTLEVELGIDCYIIEEVVCSNLEGLVDSLHHLFHNFTERRRKLHKHPGETVLRVLKLLSKFIKDQSAARKFVDILLLLASDGIKNADVCMEALQILRDIVSALPSETNTRILKAISPILISAQRDVRLSVCDLFVALAENDSSMCSMVKLICELNATSEKEMGELDFDIIINAYDRITADYFFGVSEDQALVILSHCIYDIKSDEIVLRQCAYKSLLSFVEFSALRIGDGLEKQEIPAQMMAVHGSYWTGNRIQLVVNKFMLKHMGDAISKGTMQKEWIDLLHEMVLKLSGIPSLGSLKVLCSEDAEVDFFNNIVHLQKHRRVRALSRFRNIVATGQLSEFMLKRVFIPLFFSMLYDLQAGKGEHIRCACLDAVASISGQLGWKSYYALLMRCFRDMEKKHDREKVLLRLVCSILDQFHFSETFSSQDLGFPGNDVTENDPKDISKLVMQPKCASSSVFSVIQACLSGTVLPKLQKLLVSDPEKVNVSISVAILKVLKKLPGDTLDSQLSSIIHRISNFLKNRLQSIRDEARCALVACLKELGYVYLKLVVKVLSATLKRGFELHVLGYTVNFILSKGLAESAGGVLDFCLDELLRVVDNDVFGDVAEQKEVEKVAFKMKETRKQMSFDTLKLIAQNVTFKTHGLKLLSPVTAHMQKHLTPKVKLKLETMLTHIAEGFEKNSSVDQTDLFIFIFGLIDDWLCEEKRKKEALLVEGSGKDKSIDANSKVVMKCYVGTVPQCSYLFTVFGLRLLHNRLKNIKLHKGNDQLLSLMDPFIELLTSCLRSKYEEIVAGALKCIFPLTRLPLPSLESQADKIKVILLDIAQSTFSVNSPVMQSCLKLLTTLLQSTNITLSADQLHILIQFPLFVDLERNPSFVALTLLKAIVRRKLVVHEIYDLVNQVAELMVTSQEDAIRKKCSQILLQFLLNYQLSQKRRQQHLDFLVAHLRYEHATGRAAVLEMLKTIIKRFPESIICEQSETFFLHLVLALANDHDNQVCSLIGIVIKHLIGRINSQPLESILNICLAWYVGEKEQLRSPAAQVLGFVVEVMKRGFQKHINDILPVMKMIVQSTIDVLNDGQLNISDPETIPFWKDAYYSFVLLEKILTQIPDLFFVEDIEDIWQAVSELLVHPHPWICNISGRLVALYFEQMVKQKKTIGTTCLTSTSRMFLIASSLCYRLKVQLPDKGVRRLVKCNLAFTICGIQSLLRQLKFKDPCAVWDSLDPCEQGCFLKACQLLDPKSGRSITELFTCGGFNDEKIDQKNNDASYLLVSGILSTMGKTALQTEDSQTKMILGSLRMVAEKITQEDCQQYAYLLLFPIYKLCEGFAGKVVSDDVKQRAEKVREKIQEKLGTQSFVQSYNQMRYDLGEKRFKRKQEEKVLAVTNPIRNAKRKMKISAKHQAHKKRKMMTIKMSRWMRH